CTGGTATTCCACCCACATATCCCGCAGGGGGTCGCCGCCTTCAAATCGCCCCTGTCGTACTTGTTCCAGGGTGAGTTTGGCGACGTTGGCAGGAATCACTAATACTTCGTTCGGGTCACTGCTGATGCAGGTCTTGATGGCGGTGCGTCCCAAGTCCACACTTAAGAGGGTGGGGGAGCCGACAAATTTACTGGTGGTCATAGCCAGAAATACCATTTACAGCTAAGGATAGCACCCAGCCGCCGGAATGCTAAGCTAAGCATAGCACCCTGTCGTCATCTGACCCAATCCCTGTGCGCCTGCGGCAACTGACGCTCAGTTTTCCTTCAACGCTTTACCTGAGTCCGGTGTTAGATTTGCTGCTGGCAGATGTACCACCGGAATTGCTGCCCCTGGTGCGGTTGGGATTGCAGGAAGCGCTGGTCAATGCGGCGAAACACGGCAACAATCTGGACCCTAGCAAGACGATTCGGGTGCATTACGAGGGCCGGGCGGACGGCTGGTACTGGGTGATCGAAGACCAGGGGCCGGGGTGTCCCCGTGACTGTGATTGTTTAC
This is a stretch of genomic DNA from Gloeomargarita sp. SKYB120. It encodes these proteins:
- a CDS encoding ATP-binding protein; this encodes MRLRQLTLSFPSTLYLSPVLDLLLADVPPELLPLVRLGLQEALVNAAKHGNNLDPSKTIRVHYEGRADGWYWVIEDQGPGCPRDCDCLPEGPEWSWESGRGLYILHQVFDRVEWCDQRQRLHLTKRLPEAR